The genome window ATTAACTCCCGGAAGCTATGTTACGGTTTGTGATTGCTTTCAGGGATGCCCTTATACTGATACAGGTTTTCATCTTGATATAATCACAGATGGCGAAAGACGTGTTAAAACTCAAAAATGGGTATGGTTGCCCAATGCAATGCTGAGGACAGGAAGCACGGATAATTTTGACATAGAAAGCATCACTGCGGTTATTCCCGGAACACGTGCTTTTGTTTTGAAGATAACTTATAAAAGTAAATCAGATGAAGATATAACTGTTCCTTTGCAGGCTGAATATCGCAGTAATCCGCGTAAAGAAAGCAACTGGAAATTTAGCATACCGGAGGCAAGGCCTGGAAAACTAAGTGACTACTACGAAGCGGACGGATGTGTTTTTTGTGAAACTGACACTGCCAAGGTGTGTATGAAATCATCTGTTGAAAATATGAAGATGTTTCCCGAAGCATACCTTTGGGAGGGAGAAATAACAATTCCTGCCGGGGGAGAAAAAACAGTATATTTTTCTGCTCATTTAGGAAGTAAGGATGCAGAGTTTGAAAATTCAGATTATGAATCAATGCTTAAGAAATCCTTTGACTGGTTGGTGAAAGAATCCGATAGAATATACAATAATTTACCTAGGTTTTCTTCGTCAGAGCCTGAACTTACAAATCTATACTACCGTTCATTGGTAACATATATGCTTTGCCGTTGGGAAAACCCGGATTTGTGCGTAATGCCTTATTTTAGCACAGGTAGCATAAATGGTTCGTGTATGTGCTCATACCTTTGGGATTATTGCGGCGGACTTATGATGCATCCTTTGTATGATACTTATGGAAATAAGGAGGCGCTCAAGGCGTATTTGAGAAACGATCTTACAGTATCTTATGCACTTAATCCGTTTACATCTGAAGGGATAGGACCATGGTATCAGGTTAATCAGGAAAAGGTTATTTGTATGGTTTATTACCATGTTTTGTTTACGGGAGAGAAGGAATTTCTCTTTGAAAAGGCAGCAGATAAAACAGTTCTTGAGTGGATGAGATACCATGCGTATGTATGTGACGATGTAACAAAAGATGTTGAGCTGTATGATTATGGTGAAGGTGGAAGAGACCACTTGGAACTTCGAAGGGAGTATCTGTATACAGGGGTTATGCCTGATTTGAATGCACGCAGGTATATGAATTACATGCGTGTTTATGAGCTTACGAAAATAGCGGGACAACCTGATGAAATGTTGCTTGAGCGTGCAACTGGGCTAAAGGAAAAGTTAAAAGACCTTTGGAACGAAGAAGAAAAGTGGTATAATTTTATAGACCATACCGGCAAACGTGACATAAGATGGACAGTGCAGATGTTCAAGTTTTTAAATAGTCCTGTTATTGGCGATGAAGAACGCACCGGACTGATATCGCACCTTAACGAGAATGAATTTCTTTCTAAATTCGGTCTGCACAGTATGTCAAAGCTTGACCCTGCATACCACCAGGATGATATAGATAATGGCGGTGGCGGTATTTGTACACATTTTACTATGCAAATATGTGCGCAACTCTACGAAATGGGTTATGATGCTCTGGCAACGGATATTTTGAGGCGGGTTTACTGGTGGGGCACACGTATGCCTTATATGGGGGATTCTTGTGCCGCCAATATGATGATGAACCGCGAAGATACACCGCTCCAGGGAGATATAAGTTCTGTCTCTGCAGCACAAATGATATTTTACTATATGTTTGGAATTCGTGCTGATTTTAAAGGGAATATAACGATTTCTCCGGTGAAAAATCGTCCTGCAGATAAAATACACATTGATCATGCACGACTTTGCGGTAAGGTGTTTTCAGTTGATGTTTGCGGAGATAAATTCTCGGTTGAAACTGAAGGAATAACACATAATGCAATGATAGGTGAAAAAGTTAAAATTTAAATAATAAATCTGTAGTACCTTTATAAATATCAAAAAAGTTTGCATTTGACAACAAAATCTATTTACTTTTAAATTGAGATATGCTATAATTCATGCGAATCAGCAATAAAACAGACATATAGCAAGAAGGGTGAGAAAATCATGATTATCAAAGCATTATCAGACAACAGAACCGTTCTGTTCGCAAAAGCTGAACTGGAAAAATATTTGTTTTTATTAGACAAAAAAATCCCGGATACATTTGTTACAGAATTGGGCTTCATGGACAAAACTGATGATGAAATTGACACGGTTGAAGTAAACATTGGTAAAAACGGAGGAACACTTAAAGGCTCTAATCCGAGAAGCGTTCTGTTTGCTGTGTATCAGTATTTGGAAGCACTCGGTATCCGTTGGGTGCGTCACGGTGAGGACGGGGAATATATCCCTGAAGGTGTTAAGGTTAATGAGAAGGAAGTTTCATTTACTCACACGGCTACAAGCAAATACCGTGGCACATGCTTAGAGGGGGCAACCTCTCTGGAAATGCTCCTTACCAACATTGACTGGGCAGCAAAGATGGGACTTAATGTGTATTTTATGCAGTTTACCAATCCTTACGGATTTATGAATCGTTGGTATAAGCATCAAAGAAACGGATATCGCCGTGATGAAAACCTTCAGCCTTTTGATGCAATCCGTTTTAAGGATAAGGTTGCAGTTGAAATTAAAAAGAGAGGTCTTTCGTTCCATGATGTAGGACACGGCTGGACCAATGCGCCGTTAGGTTTGGAAGAGCATACGAAGGAAGGGCAGGAACCCGAGGATGTGAAGCAGTATATGGCAACCGTAAAGGGAAGACCGAGAATGCTCTGGGGTAGCGCAGCAAATACGCAACTTTGCTATTCCAACCCTGTTGTCTGTACGAAAATGGCAAACTGTATTGCAGATTACGCGGAAAATCACCCCGAGGTGGATGTAATTCATTTCTGGCTGGCAGACGGTGAACACAATCATTGCGATTGTGATGCCTGCATGCAGAAAAGACCGTCAGACTGGTATGTGATGATTTTAAATGAATTAAATGACGTACTTACTGCAAGAAATCTTAAAACAAAAATAGTGTTTTTGGCATACATTGACCTTTTATGGGCGCCCGTGCAGGAAAAAATCAAAAATTTAGACAGAGTTATTTTAATGCTTGCGCCCATCGGCAGAAATTATGTGGAAAGCTATGCGGATGTGCATAATCTGCCGGAGGAAATTCCGTATGTCAGAAATGAAATGAAAAATCCAGTCTCGGTAGAAGAAAATGTGGCACATTTAAAGCGTTGGCAGGCAGTTTCTCCCGTGGACACCTTCAGCTACGAATACTACTGTTGGAGAAGTGCAAAACAGCACTACGGAGATTTCGGTACATTTAATCTCTCTAAAGTGATTTATGATGACATTGTGAATCTTAAAAATGTAGGGCTTTCAGGGATTGTTAGCTGTCAGGCACAGCGTGCATTTATGCCAAACGGTTTCGGACAGTATGTGATGTGCAAAACAATGTGGGATGAAAATATCACATTTGAAGAATTGACAGATGCATATTTTGAAGCGGCATTCGGCTCTATGGCTGATGATTTTAAAGGCTACTTTAAAAGACAGTCGGAAAATTCAAAAGCAGTAATTAACCGCACAAAGGAAATGTCCCTTGCTATTAAGCTGGAAGCAGAGAAAATGCTTGCTTTCTTAAAAGAAAAGCAGGACGAAATCAATGCTTTGCCCTATGCAAAGCGTAAGTCGGTATTTTACGCAAAATTTCACATGCAAATGCTTCTGAAATATATGACAGCCGAAATGGCAACAAGTGACAGCGGATATGAAGAGTCTTTAGATAAATGGGAGAATTTACTCCGCTTTATCAGTATTTCAGAGCCCGAAATGCAAATGGCATTTGATTTAGACCTGTTTTTAATTGATTTGGGAGTTATTCATCCCGAATTGAAAAAGTTCCCGAAGTTTGGTTTGGCCAAAGGCGGTGTTGCAGAGTTTATTCCTGATTGATTGAAGGATAGATACTGTCGACTTATTTAAAAATCATGTACAAACGAACACCATCCGAGACAAAAATCTTGGATGGTGTTTGTTTTTTATTTGAAGGCGTGTGTTTTAAAATGCTTGTTTTTTGTAATTACTTGACAAGTTACCTACGACCCCGTCCATCGCACTTACAGGAAACTTGGGGAAGTAGTAGGGCATGCTTTTAGCGTTGGCTTGAAGCTGAAAATGACAAATTAATAGGCTTGCACCCATTTGCACCCCCTATAGGTGATTTACACCCCCCTAGGTGCGTTTTGCACCCCCCTGGGGGAAATTCTATTAAACTCATACATACAACACAAACGAAAAGAAGGATTCGAACCTTGAGAAGGCACGAGGCGAGAAACAAAACAGTCCAGTGGACTGTTTTGGCGACGAGTGTTGCGCAGACGGGTACTGCGAGCAAAGCGGAGCGGTCGTCAAGCAGAGCAGATGCGAAGCAGATTGGACTGTCGAGTCTCGAATGAGTGATTTTTCGGGTATTGCCAAGGGCAGTCCGAAAAATATGAAATGCAGAGCCTCCCTACCCTCAAAAATCAAAGGTGGTTGTCCTTTTGTTTTTGCCTTTATTTAAGCCTTTTTGGGACTTTTTACAATAATATCATATACAAAAACACCGCCATCCGAGCGTAAAATTCCGGGTGGCGGTTAATTTTTATATTAAAATCGTTAAAATTTTGAGTAATCTATGCATAAGCGATGCTTAAAGAACTGTATCATCTTCAAATACGGCATTTTTATATAAATGCTTAATTTCACCATTGTTGACAACCATCGGCATTTTTTTGCTTTCGGTATGATTTTCGGTTGTAATGTTATCCAAAATCATCTGTTCTATTATAGTATCATCTCCTACAAAAATGGTTTCGACCGGAACATTTTCTTCTCGGCGGTTTAAATTTGAAATTTTAAGGGCTTTGATATACAATTTATTCTGAATATAGATAAGGGGATACACGTACGATGTGGCAGGTTTTCCGTAAACAGGTAAGCGGACTGCCTTGCTCGCATAAATATTATCTATAGTAATGCCGTCAAAAAAGCCTTTGCCTTCAGTTGGATAAAATCTGGTAATTCCAATACAATACTGATAATATGTGCCAAAGACATTAGTAATATGTACATTTTTGACCGGATGATTTGCGGAAAGCAAGCGCACTGCACTATGACAATCTTCTGCATAAATTCCGTCTATTAAAACATTTGAAATTTCACCGACAGAACCTTCATCGGCATTTAATGCCACTAAGTCATCATGACAAGCACCCTTTAAATTCCGGATTTCACCGAAATGGCAGTTTCCGTTTAAGTGTATACCATCCATATTGGTTGCTAAAGGATTCCCATAGTTAAAATCGAAAACGACGTTGTCTACTGTAAAATAAGAAACGCTATCTAAAGTAACCGCAAATGTAACCGGGTCTTTTAATGTCAGCGAAGAAATTCGAAGCCCTTTTACATTGTAGAATAAAAACATGAATCCTCTGTAGCCGCTTTGATCATAGTTACCGCTCAAAATAGGATTTTCTGTCTGTTCTTTGTTATTAAAATTCCATATACCCCCCTCTACCTCAATGTTTTTACAAGGGTAATCGGGCGAATATTCGTTTATAAAATCAAATAATTCAAGAGCAACTCTTTTCGAACAATCGGTTACGGTTTTGTTTTTAAGCATTACACAGTTTGAAGCCTTTGCAAGCTTTATTTCCGCATAGCGAGGTAATTTTAACTTGAAGTTTGAAGGTAATTCCAGAGGTTTTGAAATCAAATAATGTACATCGGGCATTGGCAGATACAATTCGTTATCTGATGTATCAATCAATTCCTGTAAGCCTTTTGTATCGTCATGGATACCATCACCGTATATTTTATTCATCATACATTCCTCCCGTTTTATAAAAAGATATTCAAGCAGGTAGAAAAATCAACCGGGGTTGACATATTTATTATGTGCATGTTATCAAAAGAATAGCTGTAATCCCAAGAATAAGAACAGCCAAATCTTTTCTTGAGATTTTTTCTTTAAATAAAACAACGCCTGCTATAATAGAAAATAAAATTGTACCAATATTTAGTACAGGAAAAAACACAGCACTGTCAAGCTTACCGGCAAGAACGGTGTTCAGTAGATTTGAAAGTCCGAAAGCGACGCCAACGCCTGCACCGGAAAACAGTTTTTTCTTAAGTTTTATTTGCATATCTCCTTTTGCAAATAAAGAAATTAAAAACGAAATAATGCTCGCAAAAGCAAACGCTGATATCAAAAAGCAAGTCTTTTCATCCGGATAGGGTGAGTTTTGCTGAATTTTTTGTACAACTCCAAGACCGCCAGATGAAAGCATCGCAATAAGCAAAGGTGTGATGTAGTTATCGCCACTTTTTTGTTGTGTGTTCCGAGATGATCCGGACACAATAATTGCCGGAATTACCATAAGGATACCTAAAATCTTAAGCAACGTTAGTTTTTCATTCCAGAACAAGCTTCCTGACAATGTTGGAAAAATAAATCCCAAAGAATATACGACCGAACAGATGCCGACATTTCCTTTTTTAAGAGCCACAGTATAGCAATATTGTGCAGACAAGAGCAAAAGGCTATAAATGATTGCATAAATGCTTGTTAACAAAGACGTGCTGTCAAAGTTGTAGCTTGTAGCAAATACCAGAATAAGGCTTCCACAGGCAAAAATACACGATTGTATAATAAAAAATTGCTTTGTACCAAAGTTCAAATCGGATATGCTTTTGGAAAGAATGTTGCGTACACTTGATAAGATGATGCTTGAAATCAGAAAAAACATTGTCATTGGGTTTCGCCTCGGATGATTCTCGACAATCTGTCACTTAATATTATGCGTGTATCGTCATCAACAAGACTGAACCGGTTGCCGTCATTCGGCGTACTCAAATAATTCCATACACAGTAGGGGATGTCCCATTCCTTTAATATTGTTATCATATCGTGCATCCAGTTTTCGCGCCACTTTATATTACAATGACGAATTGTACCGAATTCACCGCACCATAGAATTTTATCGGGATGTTTCTCGATAAATCTTTTTGCCGGCTGCAAATACTGTCTTAAAAATTCAATATCTATCTTTTCAATATTGCTGTAAACATCGTTTTCCCCGAAGAGTCTGTGATAATCTCTGTAACGTTCAATATCATCGGACGGATATGGCATTTTTCGGTTATAATACATAGGCCCTTCATGTAACACGCCCTGTTGATGCGTAAATTCCTGCGGTGCATAGCAATGAAATGTATAAATGATATTTTTGTCATCATGTACCTTGATGTAATCAAGTCCGGGAGGGTTATTCCACATTATACCTCCTACTATTATCAATCGTTCTTTGTTAAGGTTTCTGATGGCATTAATTGTTTTTTCAGCAACATAATTCCATTCGTCGGCTGTTGCATTGACAACCTCGTTTAAAAGTTCAAAAGCGACAGTGCTATCGTCCGCAAACAGTTCCTCAATCTTTACCCATACAGCTATAAACCTATCTTGCAACACTTTGTTCTGCATAAGTCCTTTTTCGTCTAAAATATCGCAATAGTTGCCGAGAGCCTTATGCATATTCAAAACCAGACGTAAATTATATTTTCTGCACCAGCAGGAAAACGCCTTTAGAATATCCAGTATTTTTTCTCTGTATTTGTATGCGCTTTCCTCAACTACGATTTGGTCAAAACCTAAACGGATATGGTCCATTCCGAGTGATGCTATGTATGCAACATCCTTTTCGGTAATATAGCTTTCAAAATGTTCCATGTCACCTATTGTAATTTTCATTCTTTTATCCCGAGACAAAACATTAAAGCGTTTGTAATTTGTAAGCCAACCACCAATACCTATGCCTTTTTGAAAGTTTTTTATCTGTTTCACAACACCCCTCCTTATGTGCTTATTCTAACATGTGTAATTATATAAACACTATGGTATTTCATAATAAAACTTGTATAAAACATATATTTGTGATATAATCACATGGGTGATATTATGAATTTGCAAATCAATTGCACGCCGGACGGAATAATAACATATCCTATGCACAGACACAACAATTATGAGATTATGTTTTATCTTGAAGGAACTGGATATCTTCGTACACAAAGCACAAATTATCCTTTTTTGCCGGGAAGTATTATTATAGTACCTCCGGGAACTGAGCACGGTTCAATTTCAAAAAACGGATTTAAGAATATTTCAGTCAGCGGTAATTTTGAAAACACTCTACATTTTAAAGACACGGTGACTTTATTCGATAATGCACAAAATGAAGGAAAATTGCTTGCTGAA of Clostridia bacterium contains these proteins:
- a CDS encoding DUF4838 domain-containing protein, whose product is MIIKALSDNRTVLFAKAELEKYLFLLDKKIPDTFVTELGFMDKTDDEIDTVEVNIGKNGGTLKGSNPRSVLFAVYQYLEALGIRWVRHGEDGEYIPEGVKVNEKEVSFTHTATSKYRGTCLEGATSLEMLLTNIDWAAKMGLNVYFMQFTNPYGFMNRWYKHQRNGYRRDENLQPFDAIRFKDKVAVEIKKRGLSFHDVGHGWTNAPLGLEEHTKEGQEPEDVKQYMATVKGRPRMLWGSAANTQLCYSNPVVCTKMANCIADYAENHPEVDVIHFWLADGEHNHCDCDACMQKRPSDWYVMILNELNDVLTARNLKTKIVFLAYIDLLWAPVQEKIKNLDRVILMLAPIGRNYVESYADVHNLPEEIPYVRNEMKNPVSVEENVAHLKRWQAVSPVDTFSYEYYCWRSAKQHYGDFGTFNLSKVIYDDIVNLKNVGLSGIVSCQAQRAFMPNGFGQYVMCKTMWDENITFEELTDAYFEAAFGSMADDFKGYFKRQSENSKAVINRTKEMSLAIKLEAEKMLAFLKEKQDEINALPYAKRKSVFYAKFHMQMLLKYMTAEMATSDSGYEESLDKWENLLRFISISEPEMQMAFDLDLFLIDLGVIHPELKKFPKFGLAKGGVAEFIPD
- a CDS encoding EamA family transporter → MTMFFLISSIILSSVRNILSKSISDLNFGTKQFFIIQSCIFACGSLILVFATSYNFDSTSLLTSIYAIIYSLLLLSAQYCYTVALKKGNVGICSVVYSLGFIFPTLSGSLFWNEKLTLLKILGILMVIPAIIVSGSSRNTQQKSGDNYITPLLIAMLSSGGLGVVQKIQQNSPYPDEKTCFLISAFAFASIISFLISLFAKGDMQIKLKKKLFSGAGVGVAFGLSNLLNTVLAGKLDSAVFFPVLNIGTILFSIIAGVVLFKEKISRKDLAVLILGITAILLITCT
- a CDS encoding cellulase family glycosylhydrolase — its product is MKQIKNFQKGIGIGGWLTNYKRFNVLSRDKRMKITIGDMEHFESYITEKDVAYIASLGMDHIRLGFDQIVVEESAYKYREKILDILKAFSCWCRKYNLRLVLNMHKALGNYCDILDEKGLMQNKVLQDRFIAVWVKIEELFADDSTVAFELLNEVVNATADEWNYVAEKTINAIRNLNKERLIIVGGIMWNNPPGLDYIKVHDDKNIIYTFHCYAPQEFTHQQGVLHEGPMYYNRKMPYPSDDIERYRDYHRLFGENDVYSNIEKIDIEFLRQYLQPAKRFIEKHPDKILWCGEFGTIRHCNIKWRENWMHDMITILKEWDIPYCVWNYLSTPNDGNRFSLVDDDTRIILSDRLSRIIRGETQ